In a single window of the Ooceraea biroi isolate clonal line C1 chromosome 8, Obir_v5.4, whole genome shotgun sequence genome:
- the LOC105275664 gene encoding cytochrome P450 4C1, with amino-acid sequence MDIIFLTLCTLCMVVILQILRMMHRQYVTWSKVRHLPQNGYPFIGSSLALIKMLGQERLQWCLSLMNSFKEGIVLEWIAGMPVIFIFKPEFVQPILTSTANIDKGIFYRLMKPMLGEGLITSTGTQWVHDRKFIAPTFHTSILNKYIMTTSEKTTILIKCLEREIERNSGNAIDIVPFVGKVILDITCDTAMGVNLRIQEAENEIESVIDRMFQLTFERLLQPWFWIDWLYYLSSSGREYKSVLNKFQKFSNEIMRKKKALRQSQSNHVSINNEDEFDIGARKKKGFLDLLLDENEKTDNPLSDDQLQAQVHTFLLAAYDTTAAATLWTIFLLGNNLEHQEKLHEELEKYSQDTETLADGTKLSQLKYLDRVIKEALRLFSAVPVITRYLTEDVKIGDYILPQNVEVALPIAAIHQNPELWPEPTKFDPDRFLPENSRHRSSYAYIPFSGGPRNCIGQKFALLSMKIVLTAIFRKWRVKSVKTRFDTIRTTISITYRPDEEVFVYFTPK; translated from the exons ATGGATATCATCTTTCTTACATTATGTACTTTATGCATGGTTGTAATTCTGCAAATTTTGCGGATGATGCATAGACAATATGTTACTTGGAGTAAAGTCAGACATCTTCCTCAGAATGGGTATCCTTTTATTGGCAGTTCTCTTGcgctaataaaaatgttaggTCAAG AACGACTACAATGGTGTCTGTCACTCATGAACAGCTTTAAAGAAGGTATAGTCTTAGAATGGATTGCAGGCATGCcggtaatatttatatttaagccCGAATTTGTTCAG CCTATTTTGACTAGTACTGCGAATATCGATAAGGGAATATTTTATAGACTGATGAAACCTATGTTGGGAGAAGGACTTATCACTTCTACAG GAACACAATGGGTCCACGATAGGAAATTCATTGCGCCAACATTCCATACAAGTATATTGAACAAATATATCATGACTACATCGGAAAAAACAACTATCCTAATAAAATGTCTCGAGAGAGAAATCGAAAGAAATTCAGGCAATGCTATCGATATTGTTCCTTTCGTTGGAAAAGTTATTCTCGATATTACATGCG ATACAGCAATGGGAGTGAATTTACGAATCCAGGAAGCTGAAAATGAAATAGAGTCTGTAATAGATAG AAtgtttcaattaacctttgaGCGGCTACTTCAACCGTGGTTCTGGATTGATTGGCTCTACTATCTGTCGAGTAGTGGAAGAGAATATAAATCAGtacttaataaatttcaaaaattttcaaacgaG aTAATGCGCAAGAAAAAAGCTTTACGGCAATCACAAAGCAACCATGTCagtataaataatgaagacgAATTTGACATAG GTGCACGAAAGAAAAAAGGCTTTTTAGATTTGCTGTTAGACGAGAACGAAAAAACTGACAATCCCTTAAGTGATGATCAATTGCAGGCACAGGTTCATACATTTTTGCTTGCA gCCTATGATACAACTGCAGCTGCAACATTATGGACGATTTTCCTCTTGGGTAATAATCTCGAGCATCAAGAGAAACTTCACGAAGAACTTGAGAAATATTCTCAAGATACGGAAACACTAGCTGATGGAACCAAGTTATCGCAGTTAAAATATCTTGATAGAGTAATAAAAGAAGCGCTTAGATTATTTTCAGCCGTACCTGTCATCACAAGGTATCTAACTGAAGACGTAAAAATAG GTGATTACATACTTCCGCAAAATGTAGAAGTTGCGTTGCCAATTGCAGCAATTCATCAAAATCCAGAACTTTGGCCAGAACCAACAAAGTTTGATCCGGATCGGTTCCTTCCAGAAAATTCGAGACACAGAAGTTCGTATGCCTATATTCCATTCAGTGGTGGGCCAAGAAACTGCATTGGTCAGAAATTTGCTTTACTTTCAATGAAAATCGTATTAACGGCGATTTTCAGAAAGTGGAGGGTAAAAAGCGTAAAAACTCGATTCGATACGATTCGTACCACTATCTCGATCACTTATCGACCAGACGAAGAGGTTTTCGTTTATTTCACTCCAAAGTAA